From bacterium, one genomic window encodes:
- a CDS encoding 16S rRNA (uracil(1498)-N(3))-methyltransferase, translating to MAELRRIFVPPEAFAGDELLLEGERLRHARTVLRLRPGDELAVTDGAGAEYIAVIERLGPATGTARVRERSVPARESPLRTVLAQAMPKGERFALVLEKAVELGVSAVIPVLSGRTVPTAAGGAQAAARWRRIVEGALAQSGRTRLPQLHEPMRWPQLMAAPGLPALRLLLWERAARGIGEVLGLAAPPSEVLVAVGPEGGWSPEEAELALRAGFIDVRLGPRILRSETAGVAALAVLQQRWGDLG from the coding sequence GTGGCCGAGCTGCGCCGCATCTTCGTTCCTCCCGAGGCGTTCGCGGGCGACGAGCTGCTCCTCGAAGGCGAGCGGCTGCGTCACGCGCGGACGGTGCTGAGGCTCCGGCCGGGCGACGAGCTGGCGGTGACGGACGGCGCAGGCGCCGAGTACATTGCGGTGATCGAACGGCTCGGCCCGGCGACGGGGACGGCCAGGGTCCGCGAGCGCAGCGTGCCCGCGCGCGAGTCGCCGCTGCGGACCGTGCTGGCGCAGGCGATGCCGAAGGGCGAGCGGTTCGCGCTCGTCCTCGAGAAGGCGGTGGAGCTGGGGGTCTCTGCGGTGATCCCGGTGCTCTCCGGCCGCACGGTGCCGACCGCGGCGGGCGGGGCGCAGGCTGCCGCGCGCTGGCGGCGCATCGTCGAGGGCGCGCTGGCGCAATCGGGCCGCACCCGCCTGCCGCAGCTGCACGAGCCGATGCGCTGGCCGCAGCTGATGGCGGCACCGGGGCTCCCGGCGCTGCGGCTGCTGCTGTGGGAGCGGGCGGCGCGCGGCATCGGCGAGGTGCTCGGGCTCGCCGCCCCGCCGTCCGAGGTGCTCGTGGCGGTCGGGCCCGAGGGCGGCTGGTCGCCCGAGGAGGCCGAGCTGGCGCTGAGGGCCGGGTTCATCGACGTGCGCCTCGGCCCGCGCATCCTGCGCAGCGAGACCGCGGGCGTCGCCGCGCTCGCCGTTCTCCAGCAGCGCTGGGGCGACCTCGGGTGA
- a CDS encoding HAMP domain-containing sensor histidine kinase: protein MPTDSVQRKLDLYEFLLDFIAHEIRNPLNSIIMFGNLLMEGAYGPMPQQQQEIIRRILASGYRIEHMAGDFLNLRRADGGEEALHREWLDLRADVVEATLRDLEAKFPSYSARLARVQRERCGSPVRVFADRQLLLTVYDNLFFNALKYGRTNGTITWGCSVRGRAWEMFVANEGQGVRPEALGKIFTKFYRVQDEKMPQQPGTGLGLYNVQRIVRLHGGSIRATSRYGRDFTVRFTIPRPAADAPARRRAR, encoded by the coding sequence ATGCCGACCGATTCCGTGCAGCGCAAGCTCGACCTCTACGAGTTCCTGCTGGACTTCATCGCCCACGAGATCCGCAACCCGCTCAACTCGATCATCATGTTCGGCAACCTGCTGATGGAAGGCGCCTACGGGCCCATGCCGCAGCAGCAGCAGGAAATCATCCGGCGCATCCTGGCCAGCGGCTACCGCATCGAGCACATGGCCGGCGACTTTCTCAACCTGCGCCGCGCGGACGGCGGCGAGGAGGCGCTCCACCGCGAGTGGCTGGACCTGCGCGCCGACGTGGTGGAGGCGACGCTGCGCGACCTGGAGGCGAAGTTCCCGAGCTACAGCGCCCGGCTCGCGCGGGTGCAGCGCGAACGGTGCGGCTCCCCGGTCCGGGTCTTCGCCGACCGCCAGCTGCTGCTGACGGTCTACGACAATCTCTTCTTCAACGCGCTCAAGTACGGGCGCACGAACGGCACGATCACCTGGGGCTGCTCCGTGCGCGGGCGGGCGTGGGAGATGTTCGTCGCCAACGAGGGCCAGGGGGTGCGCCCCGAGGCGCTCGGGAAGATCTTCACCAAGTTCTACCGCGTGCAGGACGAGAAGATGCCGCAGCAGCCGGGGACGGGGCTCGGCCTCTACAACGTGCAGCGCATCGTGCGCCTGCACGGGGGCTCGATCCGCGCCACGTCCCGCTACGGCCGCGACTTCACGGTGCGCTTCACGATCCCGCGGCCGGCGGCGGACGCCCCGGCGCGCCGCCGTGCGAGGTGA
- a CDS encoding Gfo/Idh/MocA family oxidoreductase, with product MTKARQIALGQIGLGSWGPNVARTFASIEGCAVRRVADLDPGRLGALEFPGERPTLTRDYREVLDDPAIEAVAVATPSETHYRIGREALLAGKHLFMEKPLALSSREGQRLVDLARGRGLTLMVGHLLMYHPAIVKMAALVRAGRIGRIRYLGIRRCAFGRLSRGCSVLWDLGPHDVSIALMVTGLAPAAVSSVGKAFIQPGLPEVSFMAIALAGGALAHIEESWLAPQRDRQLLAVGEKGMLLFDELAADGAHLKHFARSVRVPRGGRPFEYLDGGATAVAVEGGQPLEAECRDFLAAIRRRRQPRAGGENAVAILRVLEAAERSQRAGGREVRVAGGGKA from the coding sequence GTGACGAAGGCTCGGCAGATCGCGCTCGGCCAGATCGGCCTCGGCTCGTGGGGGCCGAACGTCGCCCGGACCTTCGCGTCGATCGAGGGGTGCGCCGTGCGGCGGGTTGCCGACCTCGACCCCGGCCGTCTCGGCGCGCTCGAATTCCCCGGCGAGCGGCCAACCCTCACCCGCGACTACCGCGAGGTCCTCGATGATCCGGCGATCGAGGCCGTCGCGGTCGCGACCCCCTCGGAGACCCACTACCGCATCGGCCGCGAGGCGTTGCTGGCCGGCAAGCACCTCTTCATGGAGAAGCCGCTGGCGCTCTCGAGCCGCGAGGGGCAGCGACTGGTCGATCTGGCGCGCGGGCGCGGGCTGACGCTGATGGTGGGCCATCTGCTGATGTACCACCCGGCGATCGTGAAGATGGCGGCCCTCGTCCGCGCCGGCCGGATCGGCCGCATCCGCTACCTGGGGATCCGCCGGTGCGCGTTCGGGCGGCTCTCCCGCGGCTGCAGCGTGCTCTGGGACCTCGGGCCGCACGACGTGAGCATCGCGCTCATGGTCACCGGACTGGCCCCCGCGGCGGTGTCGAGCGTCGGGAAGGCGTTCATCCAGCCCGGGCTGCCCGAGGTCTCGTTCATGGCGATCGCGCTCGCGGGCGGCGCGCTCGCGCACATCGAGGAGAGCTGGCTGGCGCCGCAGCGCGACCGCCAGCTGCTCGCCGTGGGCGAGAAGGGGATGCTCCTCTTCGACGAGCTGGCGGCCGACGGCGCGCACCTGAAGCACTTCGCGCGCTCGGTCCGCGTCCCGCGGGGCGGCCGGCCCTTCGAGTATCTGGACGGGGGGGCGACGGCCGTCGCGGTCGAGGGGGGCCAGCCGCTGGAGGCCGAGTGCCGGGACTTCCTGGCGGCGATCCGCCGGCGCCGCCAGCCGCGCGCCGGCGGCGAGAACGCAGTGGCGATACTCAGGGTGCTCGAGGCGGCAGAGCGCTCGCAGCGCGCCGGGGGCCGGGAGGTCCGGGTCGCAGGAGGAGGCAAGGCATGA
- a CDS encoding RDD family protein has protein sequence MRCAACGYLSLERSATCLRCGAAAGAGRATQPQLPFVEPAPDTGDAPAPRAPDADGPVPAPPAESRGSGRKRKRRAGGRTRASAPGPVAPPAAEPDQDADESLEVSDDDLDVPLAAPAPVPARGSGPAQPRAWLAPPADLEEPELPSEGAPVIDRVEEIPPRFWAPQAAGLVRRTVAVLVDQLLLAALLGLFIAAGALALWREGFGFSSLLSGAGLEETLGPLALLAVLAGAAYHVPAIALAGRTPGKRLAGLEVRAQDGSVPSWGRAALRWCGALLGLACGGAGLAWALFEPRRRGWADLVSDTLVVGRDPGAAVEPPGVDIARGGGYHAPAVQGRDSSAGRATD, from the coding sequence GTGAGGTGCGCGGCCTGCGGGTACCTCAGCCTCGAGCGGAGCGCGACCTGTCTCCGCTGCGGCGCCGCGGCGGGGGCAGGCCGCGCGACGCAGCCGCAGCTGCCGTTCGTCGAGCCGGCGCCCGACACCGGCGATGCGCCCGCGCCGCGCGCGCCCGACGCGGATGGCCCGGTGCCGGCCCCTCCCGCGGAGTCGCGGGGAAGTGGCAGGAAGCGCAAGCGCCGCGCGGGGGGACGGACGAGGGCGTCCGCGCCGGGTCCGGTGGCGCCGCCGGCGGCCGAACCGGATCAGGACGCCGATGAATCCCTCGAGGTCAGCGACGACGACCTGGACGTGCCGCTGGCCGCCCCCGCTCCGGTCCCGGCCCGGGGGTCCGGCCCGGCGCAGCCGCGCGCCTGGCTCGCTCCGCCGGCCGACCTCGAGGAACCGGAGTTGCCGTCCGAAGGCGCCCCGGTCATCGACCGCGTGGAGGAGATCCCGCCGCGGTTCTGGGCCCCGCAGGCGGCGGGCCTCGTGCGCCGGACCGTCGCCGTTCTCGTCGATCAGCTGCTGTTGGCGGCGCTGCTGGGGTTGTTCATCGCCGCCGGCGCGCTGGCGCTCTGGCGGGAGGGGTTCGGGTTCTCGTCACTCCTGTCCGGGGCCGGCCTGGAGGAGACCCTGGGGCCGCTCGCGCTCCTGGCAGTCCTTGCGGGCGCCGCCTACCACGTCCCTGCCATCGCCCTGGCGGGTCGCACGCCCGGCAAGCGGCTTGCGGGGCTCGAGGTGCGGGCCCAGGACGGCTCCGTCCCCTCCTGGGGGAGGGCCGCCCTGCGCTGGTGCGGCGCCCTGCTCGGGCTCGCCTGCGGGGGTGCGGGGCTCGCCTGGGCGCTGTTCGAGCCGCGCCGGCGCGGCTGGGCCGACCTCGTGTCGGACACGCTGGTCGTCGGGCGCGATCCCGGGGCCGCGGTGGAGCCTCCCGGCGTTGACATCGCCCGGGGGGGCGGGTACCATGCCCCCGCTGTACAGGGCCGAGATAGCTCAGCTGGTAGAGCAACGGACTGA